The window CTCTTACACATTTCCCAAGGGTCACAAAGTCACAACAGCTTTCTGGTTCAAAGGTCAAGTGCCTGGTGCTGAGTCTCTGGATCTGAATTTGAACCCTGAGTACAAAGGCCGTGTGGAGTATCTAGGGGACAGTAACCAACTCTGTACACTGAGAAtcacagacctgagagagagcgaTTCAGGAACCTACAGCTTCCTGTTTGGGACTGACGTCAATCCTGGGGGATGGATGGGGAATCCAGGAGTCAGGTTAAATGTGACAGGTAAGGCCACGGCATGAATTCATCCACATGAATATGGATAAAATCGTTGTCCGTCAATGTTCAACTCAGCTATTTTTGGACGAGTTGCATATGCACAAAGTCTTCACAAAGGCAGACAAAAGCCTGTACATAGAAATAGAAGGGAAGCGCTACTAAAGTACACAATAGTAGATGttggtagatagaaggtgctctttggtaaaaggggtgaattggtcatcaaaaagaaaggaggaccaaggcacttcaTATAAAACAAAGTTAAAAACTCCAACGCGTTTCAGCTGCATGGACTTCGTCAGGGAAATAAATGATAATACAATgccctcttttgaacagcttatttttggggggaaaaagttgttcaaaagaggacattgtattatcaCTTCTTTGTCccccctgacgaaggccatgcagccgaaacgcgtAAGCGTTTTTCAActctgtttccattgaacatgacatactaataaaggcatgttaattaattatatgaagagtgacTTGGTCCTCTATTCTTTTTGAAAAGCATATGCATCTTTTAGACGGACAATCATCTCCACTGTCCATCATCCGTCAGCAGATTACTCACATTGAAAAAAACATTGGTTTCATCTGTAATTTTAAGAAACAATAAAATAGGAGAATCTTGTAGAAGCTTTGGGAGGAGAATGTATTATTCTTTATGTTACTGTCTGTTCTTTTCCTGGGTTTGACTTGATCTAATAAAGCTATTTtgtttgaaatcaaatcaaaactcAAATTAAAATGACCCCCACTCTACCCAGGGCTCCATGTTGATTTGACCCCTGACCTAGCTTTGGACGGCGAGTGGGCAGATCTTACCTGTGGCTCCTGCTTCTTGAGTGAAAATCCCACCTACACCTGGTACAGGGACAAACAGCCTTTGAACTACACCAACAAGGTCAAGGTTATGGCCAACTACCTGGAACTAGACCCGGTAGGCAGGGAAGATGCAGGCAGCTACTCCTGTGCGGTGAGCGGCAGAGAGGATTCCCCTGGTCCGGCAGTGATCCTTGTAGTGGGATGTAAGTAGTGTATAGAGAGGATATTAGAAATGTATTAATTTCATCTGTTTATGTCACTAGCAAATCATCTATTAGTTCTGAGAGTCAGCAACCCAAATATGGCTTTGTTTACTGACCTACATCTTAGCATTAGCTTGAAAAACAACAAAGGGGTATACTAcagctaactttgataaacaacTAGAAATAACCATTGATTTTCTGATTCATTAAGAAAGCTAAACTTCAatgtgtgtttttggttgttCAGTCAATTAGACCATGTCATTTTAAGCTTGTTGTCTAtgaataaaacattattttagaatatttagttagctggctaactcattgaccCTGCTTCGTAGTAAAGCCCTCTGGAGTGGAAGGACCCCAGTCAGCATGTGCTAAATAACATGCCATGAACAGCTCAATGTCACCACAACATGAGCTGTGGGTGTTAATCTAGATGTCACAAACTCTCTTCATTTTCTCCTCCAGACTTCCCAAAGAACACCTCAGTGTCAGTTAGTCCCTCTGGTGAAATAGTGGAGGGCAGATCAGTGACTCTGACCTGCAGCAGTGATGCCAAGCCACCAGTGGACAAATACACCTGGTACAAGAAGAATGAAGAACAGACGGGGTTCTCAGAAACAGGATCAGGGCAGAGTTACATCATCCTTAACATCAGCAATGAGGACAGTGGGCAGTACTTCTGTAAGGCTGAGAATCAATACGGACCACTTGACTCTGCACCTGTGCATCTCAGTGTAGCAGGTAAGATATCCATTTAATTAAGGCAGAATAGACCGGCCATACTGTAGGTCGGGCAAATGTCAGATGGGCTGGTTTATATTTCTCCTATTGGGCCGTTCTACATGATGATTATTAAGTTGTCAGATATGCTGGTTTATATTTGGCCTAGTGGGCTGGTCTCAACTAGTCAACTTCTGTAGGTGGTCACCTTCACCAGGGTTGTAGGTTAAATGTTCTGATGTGAGTATATGTGTCTTTATCTGGTCATTCGTCCTCTCCCAGGTAAACCAGTGTTTCCCTGGGCTCCCGTTGTGGGGGTGGTGGCTGTGTTGGTAGCTGGAGCTCTGCTAGTCATCGTCTATGGCACACTGAAGAAGAGGTGAGTCCATTAAgataccagggttggggtcaattccacttaaattccagtcaattcagaaagtaaaccaaattccaatttcAAATGTTCCTAATTGAAAAGTATTgaaatttcagtttacttcctgaaatgactggaatggaattgatcccaaccctgcCATTAGGATACCTATGTTTTAAAGACATAGCATTTCATTGAACAGCTTATTGTGCTTCTAAGAGGCGAAGTATTTAGAATCCAGTTAGGAAATTATGGCATTTAAAATAAATGTCCTGAGACTACTACATGACCTTTACTCTACAGTGTTATGGTCTGTTGTCCTGAGACTACTACATGACCTTTACTCTACAGTGTTATGGTCTGTTGTCCTGAGACTACTACATGACCTTTACTCTACAGTGTTATGGTCTGTTGTCCTGAGACTACTACATGACCTTTACTCTACAGTGTTATGGTCTGTTGTCCTGAGACTACTACATGACCTTTACTCTACCTTTACTCTACAGTGTGAGACTACATGCACCTTTACTCTACAGTGTTATGGTCTGTTGTCCAGTGTTATGGTCTGTTGTCCTGAGACTACTACATGACCTTTACTCTACAGTGTTATGGTCTGTTGTCCTGACTACTACATGACTTTACTACAGTGTTATGGTCTGTTGTCCTTTACTTTCTACAGTGTTATGGTCTGTTGTCCTGAGACTACTACATGACCTTTACTCTACAGTGTTATGGTCTGTTGTCCTGAGACTACTACATGACCTTTACTCTACAGTGATGGTCTGTTGTCCTACTACATGACCTTTACTCTACAGTGTTATGGTCTGTTGTCCTGATGACCTTTACTACAGTGTTATGGTCTGTTGTCCTGACTACATGACCTTTACTCTACAGTGTTATGGTCTGTTGTCCTGAGACTACATTACCTTTACTTTACAGTGTTATGGTCTGTTGTCCTGAGACTACTTACAGTACAGTGTTATGGCCTGTTGACCTGGGACTGCTACATGTCATCTGTCACTCTCTCCAGGAAAACCCCAAGAGGAATGAACTTTATCGGGGAGGCACAGATGGTACCTTGTGGTAAactgacacacacagtctgaTGACACGTACATGACTCTGAATAAAAGGACAATGTCTCCTGAGTATGACACTCTGGCTGTAAGTTTCTCCCTTGAAAAGAACTTTGATGATTTACGAGTTAGTCACAATAATATTTCCtttctcccaaagtgtgcacaTGTTCCCCAAGTTTAAAGTGAcatctggttctctctctcctttcagaaTGGTCTGCTGTCCTGAGACTAAGACCTTTACGCCTGAAGAAGATGGTCTATTGTCCTGAATACCTTTACTACAGTGTTATGGCCTGTTGAAGACCCTACATGTCCTGACTCTCTCCAGACCCTACGCCTGAAGACTTTACGCCTTGACGCCTGAACTACAGACCCTCTGTTAAAAAGGACAATGTCCTGAAGACCCTACATGCCTGAAGACCCTACGTGAAGAAGACGCCTGAAGAAGACCCTTTACGCCTCTGAAGACCCTACGCCTGAAGACCCTACTGCCTGAAGACCCTACGCCTGAAGAAGACCCTACGCCTGAAGACCCTACGCCTGAAGAAGACCCTACGCCTGAAGAAGTACGCCAGAAGAACGCCTGAAGACCCTACGCCTGAAGACCCTACGCCTGAAGACCCTACGCCTGAAGAAGACCCTACGCCTGAAGACCCTACGCCTGAAGAAGACCCTACGCCTGAAGAGACCCTACGCCTGAAGAAGACCCTACGCCTGAAGAAGACCCTACGCCTGAAGTTTAAAGCCTGACGCCTGAAGAAGACCCTACGCCTGAAGAAGACCCTACGCCTGAAGAAGACCCTATGCCTGAAGAAGACCCTATGCCTGAAGAAGACCCTACGCCTGAAGAAGACCCTATGCCTGAAGAAGACCCTATGCCTGTGTCCTCAACATAAATAGGGTTAGAAGTGAACACCATGTAACCCTTTGAAAATTATTAAAAAGGGTATAATTTTTAAATGATCAAATTTAGAGTTGTATATTTGTATTTCTATAGGTAGACCTAaaaggtttttaggcaaaataactCATTCAAAACGGAAAGCTAATTGAACGTGGGAATATGCCAGGGCTATTGTATAAATAGAACAAAAACGAACTAAACGTTTAAGAGATCTTAATTTTAGTTTATAAATATTTTGCTACAATGACAGTTATCTACCCAACTCGttcctttcttttagcatgtgcaCGTAGTAAGTACACCATCATACTTTTCAAAGGCATTAAGTCatttgtttcatttatatttcaTTCTAAGTCACAGCactctcttgctcttggtcctcacCTTGCTTTAGCACCTGTGCGTTTgatcagtttctttatgaaaatatttcgtgaactccatgacagttgCTAAAGCAAAGGGCTAaagcagcacacaagtagcctACAAATACATGTTGGGCCCAACATGTACTGAGCGCTACTGGGAGCGTTATTGAAGCGGGCGAGAAGGCAGACGATCCAGGTTTCGGGAATctcgctccttgctccgctcagatACTCCGTCTAGAGAAGCAGAGCCATTGTGCCACTAGAGGGCGGTCTCCCTCCATTTGATCCTGCTTActgatatattttatttaaccaggaagggctcattgagatttgaaatatatttttcaagagcgtcctggccaagatcggcagcaccaagtcattacacaattacacagacagacaacatgcaAAACTACAAGTCATCTCGTAAAAACCAAAGAAtccacaagagtataacaaaatcataaaacagcaaattaaaaacaatgattccctgacctgtcagtCAACAttcttcatcagtgatttaatgggacaagttcttccagttgaaaagtattttgtaaggcgttccaagacgatggcgcagagtatataaaagcccttttaccaaattcagtttggacatttggaacagttagcaggataaagtcctgcgAACAAAGAATACCCACTACATTTcggaacaataaaaatgcccaaataaaatggtagtaaacccaaaacggctttgtaaataaaagtataccagtgactgagcttactggtgactagagaaggccagccaaccctggtataaagtacagtggtgcgtaagggttttgcagtttaaaataaatctcaaagcaccataaagggtgtcaattgatctcaaccacggagcggaagcattcatataaaAACATCCCTAGTCTAGTAAAGGCAGAAATGTAGCTGATACCAGCTGATTGACAGAAAGGACGGCCCATAAGTGGCTTTCTATTCAACTTGTTTCCAccacaaacaaagacacacaaGTCCAAATAGCCAAAAGCCACTTTATTTATGAAACAACCTTAACGTGACTAGACCAGGAGTATGAAGGAGTGGTACGACCCAGTAACTGGCGGTACAACTCAGTAACTGGCGGTATGCTGTCTCTCAAAGTGGAATGTATTCTAGCAGTGTTGCTCAACTCCATCACAGGTCCCCCTAGGGCAGGGGgtactcaacccttaccctacgaggtccagagcctgctggtttccTGTTCTACCGGAATTAGTTGCACcctcctggtgtcccaggtctaaatcaggccctgattagagagCAACAATGAAAAATTGCAGTAGAAccggctttgaggtccagagttgagtttgaggacCCTAAGGGTTGCACAATTGTTTACTTTAGTCCAGCACTACAGTAGCACAACTGCTGCAACGATCAACAAGCTCTTGAGAAGTTGTGTcaagtgtgttagtgctgggctataACAAATATGTGCAACAGGGGGGCGATGAGACTACACTCCCGGAGAGTTGAGTAACACTATTAAAACAATGGTACTGTTGCACCGGCCTGGGCAATGTAACACTACCATAGACACCTATAGGTTACACTCAGTAACTACTGCATCTTTAGGGGGATTCTTCCTCTGCTCATCCTGCTGGCAACACCAGGGTCATTGTGGGTTCACCTCAGCCCACATATTACATCAGTCGTTTGGGATGAGACTAGAAAGTGTCCAATGACCACATTTAGCATAATTCCAACCAATAAAACAGCATGTTTTCACTCAAAGTGTTGGTCTGACACCTTTCAGTGTGTAAATACCTGTTTCTGTCCCCCGATGCTCTTGTCTAACACTTCAGATACCTGCGGACTGAAATAATTAAAATGTTGCAGATTGAAATACATGGTACAGAATGAACGCTGTTTCCATCTCCACGTTTTCTCTGACACGTTCCATTTCAACCTCTTGGGGAAAAGTCCCTGGCTTCAGCTATTAACAATGTACAGCTAGAGATATTAGCAAATTACACATTACTCATTTGCAAAGGCCGATTGAGTTTTGAGATCATTCAGCTCAAATTCCTGACCACTAAACCACCATGCCACTTAGCATGAAACTATTGTGCATGCACTAAGGAGTATGCTAGCATGGACATTGGAACACATACAGAATTTGTATCTGAAATAATACCAGACGACGGACATCAAAATGGAATCTGGCGATCAGAAGTCACAATGGACATGTTCATGTGCACAACTTTAATGGACTTCAAGCTAGGACACTGAACAGCTAGCCTAAATAATTAGACATGATCCTATAGAAATGGCAACAGTATAAGGCCATGTTCacacaggcagcctaattctgatATTTTCCTCACTaactggtcttttgaccaatcagatcatctcttttgccaataattgggagaaaaaagaaaaaaaaatcccaatTGAGCTGCCCATGTAAACGCTGCCTAATGACACAATAGTGAGTTGTGGCCTTCGACTCTGtgattggattttttttaaatacagaaagTGAGAGTGAGGACCAAAATACCTTCTCTATTACAACCCTGCTGAATCGTTTAAAAAAAGAATAACAGAGATTGCCACTTGTGTAAATACTGAAGAGAAAACTACCTTGGAATGCAAGAACAGCTAGCCTACACTGGCTTCTTGCAATGCAGAACATGTTGGCAAAgaccaaaaatatttttttccccccttagggtaaaaaaaataaacaaaatgatcATTTGGAATGTGTAGCTATGAGACTTGCACCATCAATTAATCAATTAATTACTCCTCAGATATTTACCACTAGGGGCAGTAAAGTGACGTTCACATTTAAACCAACCGAAGATGGCGGCTTTAAACCCAGTCTATAAATCCCCTCTTCAATGCTACAACTTCTACTTTCTTGTTACAATTGTCAGAAAACAACGTGGATAAACTGAAGTCACAATTCTAATGGAGCAGCCAATGAGAAGCAACAGGAAGTGAAGTTTCCGTTACTACGGTAACGACACTAATGACAGAAAGTGGAACTTGATGCGTTCACCATTCCAGATCACCTGTCAATACGAGAGGTTTACGTCTCCCATGTGGTAAAGGAACTGCAGTGTGTGGGGGGTTATGGGCTATGtgcagtgtgtgggggggggttatgggctatgtgcagtgtgcagtgtgtgtgtggtgttatagaaTGGTGCAACGTCTCTGAGTGCTTTTCTTGCTCTTCTTGTTGCTGCGGTTGGTTTCCTTATACCTCCTGATCTCTCTGACTAGAGAGTAGAACGCCTCCTCCACGCCCTGAAACAAAGACACAGAAAGGAGAAACCTTACACTCCAATGAAGCGTGATGGAATGCAGCCTGGTCGCCTTCAGTCGACTCAAAAACAGAACAAACGAGTAGAATAGAAGAGTGCTACCTGAATGTATCCCATATCAAAGTTATCCCATTTGTGCCCTCAAATACTGACATGACGGCTGTGTATAAATGTGTTATGTTATCCAATACCTTTAGTGAGTCTGTTGAGTTTATTCAAATGATACACACAACAGttaagacacaggtgtctgtcaGGACAACACATCTCCTCTGACCCTCCCTGTTTAGGACCAAAacactccttaacagcttctacccacaagccataaaactgctgaacaattcatcaaatggccacaggactacctacatgtacaaatgacctctaacctgtacacccgcacactgactcggtaccggtaccccctttatatagcctcgttattgttatgttatagtgttactttgtatacattttttaaactttagtttatttggtaaatattttcttaacttttcTTGAACTGgactgttggttaaaggcttgtaagtaagcatttcacggtaaggtctacacttgtattcggcacatgacaaataaagtttgtttaGATTTGTCCAGTTTGAGGCCTAACAGGCCTGCTACAATGGATGTATCATCTCTGCAGTGTGAGAAGTAGGAGAGCGAGGCGCTGCTCAGCGTCTGGTTCTATTTCAACATTCCCGCCTGTGAACACGTGATGAAGTGGATCACGTGCTGCTAAAAGTTCTGCTTCCAGTGTAGCTGGTCCATTCCTACTGCTCCCCCGTGTCGCTCCCCCGTGTCGCTCCCCTGGCTAGAAAACCCACCTGTCTGGTTTTGGCAGAGGTCTCCACGAAGGGCACACCATAGCCGCGGGCCAgctcctgagcctgcctgctctCCACGCTCCGACTCCCCAGGTCACTCTTGTTCCCCACCAGCACCATAGGCACACTGTCACTGTCCTTCACCCTGTTGATCTGTTCTCTGAGGAGGAGAAAAAAGGAGTGAGAAGTGGAAAGGAAGAATAGGACCAAGAGGTAGAGTCATGTGCCAAACAAATGGACATGACAAAAAGAACATCTAAATATACTTCCAAAGCATCGTCTCCATTGTCAGTGACAACGCAGTTCCTCCATGTCCGCCTGGCCGGACGGGAACCCACATGGTTCAAATGATCACGTTGACTTCATGGGCCGTCAGTTCTTGCATTCATAGAGCCATCTATACATTTGAGTGGCTACAGATatccagtcccatccctcagctttaaccttttgcgtgtagggggcagtattttagtttttggctaaaaaaacatacccatttgaaacggcctatttctcagccccagaaactagaatcaGATTAGGAtggaaaactctaaagtttccaaaactgtaaaaatattgtctgtgagtcttacagaactgatatagcaggcgaaagcctgaggaaaatccaatcaggaagtgcctcttattttgaaatctctccgttcctatgcatccctatcctccatttaaagggatgtcAACCAGATTCCcctttctatggcttccctaaggtgtcaacagtctttagacatagtttcaggcttttattttgaaagatgagcgtgaaggatcacattgcgtaagtggatatgtgggggctctcagagtgagttttgcgcaagtgagtaaagccgccattgttcctcccgctgttattgaaaaacctacacactcggttgatatatt is drawn from Oncorhynchus tshawytscha isolate Ot180627B unplaced genomic scaffold, Otsh_v2.0 Un_contig_8108_pilon_pilon, whole genome shotgun sequence and contains these coding sequences:
- the LOC112244005 gene encoding basigin, with the protein product MTTGCLGQDNGSVTYTPRRVCSLEGSSVTMPCSYTFPKGHKVTTAFWFKGQVPGAESLDLNLNPEYKGRVEYLGDSNQLCTLRITDLRESDSGTYSFLFGTDVNPGGWMGNPGVRLNVTGLHVDLTPDLALDGEWADLTCGSCFLSENPTYTWYRDKQPLNYTNKVKVMANYLELDPVGREDAGSYSCAVSGREDSPGPAVILVVGYFPKNTSVSVSPSGEIVEGRSVTLTCSSDAKPPVDKYTWYKKNEEQTGFSETGSGQSYIILNISNEDSGQYFCKAENQYGPLDSAPVHLSVAGKPVFPWAPVVGVVAVLVAGALLVIVYGTLKKRKTPRGMNFIGEAQMVPCGKLTHTV